The Fluviispira sanaruensis sequence TAAAAAAATCTTATTCAAAAGAAAAATTTTACAGTATTTTGAAAGAATACAATATAGAAAAAGATGAATATAAAAAAATTAAAGAAAGTATGAAATAAATATTTCCGAACTCCTTTATAATAATTACCCGAATATTTACTAGTTTTTTTTCTTTTTAAAAGAGATCCTTTCTTCAAATAAATTTAAGATTTTAAAATTGAATTTAATTTATTTTTGCAATAGATTTTATTTGAGATATAATTAAAAATTATTTTGATTCTGAATACGTATCCATAAATTAATTAAGCTCTATTCTTTTGTTTCACATGTTCCGTTAAAATCATTCTGATATAAGAATTGGTGGTTAAACCTTTTTCTCTTGCTAAAGTGGCAATCGTTATTTTTAAAGAATCAGGAAGCCGGATGGTTGTTGGAGCGCCACTTATGTTTGCTTTTTCTCCTACAGCATGTTCGAAGCTTTTCCCTAGTTCTCCTTTTTCCCACTTTTCTTGATAACCATCATTGAGATATTCTTCAGCTTTTTTTATTTCATCTTTATCTTTTAGAACGGTAGTTTTTCGATTTTTTTTCATAAATTATAATCTCCTCTTCATCTGCGTCATATGCTGTTCGAACATACGCAACATCTGTATTAGGAACAGGTTTAATAACTACTTTTAGTAGCCTTCCATCACAGGTTTCGCTTATAAACCAGTAAGTTGGTGGCACTGACTTATGGTCTTCTCTATCATCGAGTACCCAAAATCCTTCCCAATTAAAAAATGCTTCTTCAATTTCTTCTACACTCACTGGAGGACATTTACATATAAGCTTTTCACTAATTGCAGGAGCAAAAAGAAGACGTTCCAATTCCATATGTTACCTCTACATGCTAAATATTACTAAAAACTACAAAAGATGTCAATTGTAATACAAATGAAACTTTTAACTCGTTAAATTTGCTTGGATTAATC is a genomic window containing:
- a CDS encoding ADP-ribosyl-(dinitrogen reductase) hydrolase, with protein sequence MELERLLFAPAISEKLICKCPPVSVEEIEEAFFNWEGFWVLDDREDHKSVPPTYWFISETCDGRLLKVVIKPVPNTDVAYVRTAYDADEEEIIIYEKKSKNYRSKR